In Mangrovivirga cuniculi, the following proteins share a genomic window:
- a CDS encoding acyltransferase yields MSDKNNDYFAHQTAVIDDNCEIGSGTKIWHFSHIMSNSKIGEKCNIGQNVVVSPEVILGNNVKVQNNVSIYTGVTCEDDVFLGPSMVFTNVTNPRSAVNRRGQYAKTHVGKGATIGANATVVCGHDIGEYAFIGAGAVVTKTIAPYALVVGNPAKQMGWMSEYGHKLDFNDDGIAICPESKEKYELKDGRVIKLG; encoded by the coding sequence ATGTCCGATAAAAACAACGATTATTTTGCTCATCAAACAGCAGTTATTGACGACAACTGTGAAATTGGATCTGGCACCAAGATCTGGCATTTTTCCCATATTATGAGTAATTCAAAAATAGGAGAAAAATGCAATATTGGTCAAAATGTTGTTGTGTCTCCGGAAGTAATCCTTGGTAACAATGTGAAAGTTCAGAACAACGTTTCAATCTATACAGGTGTAACTTGTGAAGATGATGTATTTCTGGGACCTTCTATGGTTTTTACTAATGTTACAAACCCACGTAGTGCTGTCAATAGAAGAGGTCAGTATGCAAAAACCCATGTTGGGAAAGGGGCTACGATCGGAGCCAATGCCACAGTAGTTTGTGGTCACGACATTGGCGAATATGCTTTTATCGGAGCAGGAGCTGTAGTAACAAAAACTATTGCCCCATATGCATTAGTAGTGGGTAATCCTGCAAAACAAATGGGCTGGATGAGCGAATACGGACATAAACTTGATTTCAATGATGATGGAATTGCAATTTGTCCTGAAAGCAAAGAAAAATATGAATTAAAAGATGGCCGGGTGATCAAACTTGGCTAA
- a CDS encoding Gfo/Idh/MocA family oxidoreductase → MKDFALIGAGGYIAPRHMKAIKDTNNNLVAALDQFDSVGIIDSFFPNADFFVEFERFDRHIDKLRRSGKQVDYVSICSPNYLHDSHIRFGLRHNADVICEKPIVLNPWNIDALQEIEKETGKNVYNVLQLRLHPSIIALKEKIENGPKDKIYDIDLTYLTSRGNWYYTSWKGNIEKSGGIATNIGVHFYDMLTWIFGKPQKNTVNIHTHDRASGYLELEKARVKWFLSINYDVIPDKIKAEGKRTYRSITVDGQEIEFSTGFTDLHTETYKDILSGNGFGLEETRTAIEIVHDIRHAQPVGLKGEYHPMAKLPLAEHPFK, encoded by the coding sequence ATGAAGGATTTCGCATTAATAGGAGCCGGAGGATATATCGCTCCCCGGCATATGAAAGCCATAAAAGACACTAACAACAATCTTGTTGCTGCCCTGGATCAATTTGACAGTGTGGGAATTATAGATAGTTTCTTTCCAAATGCAGACTTTTTTGTTGAATTCGAACGATTTGACAGACATATCGATAAGCTAAGAAGATCGGGAAAGCAAGTAGATTATGTGAGCATTTGTTCTCCAAATTATCTTCATGACAGTCATATAAGGTTCGGATTGAGGCACAATGCAGATGTTATTTGCGAAAAACCTATCGTTCTCAACCCATGGAATATTGATGCTCTGCAGGAAATTGAAAAGGAGACTGGCAAAAATGTTTATAATGTACTACAGCTTCGATTACATCCGTCTATTATTGCCTTAAAAGAAAAAATCGAAAACGGTCCAAAAGATAAAATATACGATATTGACCTGACCTACCTTACCAGCCGCGGTAATTGGTATTATACTAGTTGGAAAGGGAATATTGAAAAATCGGGTGGTATAGCCACAAATATCGGAGTCCATTTTTACGATATGCTCACCTGGATATTTGGCAAGCCTCAGAAAAACACAGTAAATATTCATACTCACGATCGTGCTTCCGGATATCTGGAACTTGAAAAAGCTCGTGTGAAGTGGTTTTTAAGCATCAACTATGATGTTATCCCGGATAAAATTAAAGCTGAAGGAAAAAGAACTTACCGATCGATTACAGTTGATGGCCAGGAAATAGAATTCAGTACCGGCTTTACCGATCTTCATACAGAAACTTACAAAGATATTTTAAGCGGTAACGGATTTGGGCTTGAAGAAACAAGGACTGCTATTGAAATCGTACACGATATAAGACATGCACAACCAGTTGGCCTGAAGGGGGAATACCATCCAATGGCCAAGTTGCCACTGGCCGAGCATCCATTTAAATAA
- the cysQ gene encoding 3'(2'),5'-bisphosphate nucleotidase CysQ — protein sequence MQNKVKEQLTDIVKSAGEAIMEVYRLDDFSNVVDFKADDSPLTQADKSANEVITKMLKEYYPDIPILSEEGRSIPFDERKDWKEFWLVDPLDGTKEFIKRNGQFTVNIALIRDNYPELGIVYTPVTDIVYYGDSEGAYKIENGEISSLVVNNKPSDRTAVRSASHASEEEEDVLNAYDCTNSISIGSSLKFCMVAEGKADLYYRHGPTMEWDTGAGQAVVEAAGGKVVRFDNKKRFHYNREDLLNPSFLVLGFEE from the coding sequence ATGCAAAATAAAGTAAAAGAGCAACTTACAGACATCGTAAAATCTGCCGGAGAAGCCATTATGGAGGTATACCGGCTTGATGATTTTTCTAATGTGGTAGATTTTAAAGCTGACGATTCACCGCTTACTCAGGCAGACAAATCAGCTAATGAGGTAATAACTAAAATGCTAAAAGAATATTATCCGGATATTCCTATTTTATCTGAAGAAGGTCGAAGCATTCCTTTCGATGAAAGAAAAGACTGGAAAGAATTTTGGCTTGTAGATCCTCTTGACGGAACAAAGGAGTTTATTAAGAGAAACGGACAATTTACTGTAAATATAGCTTTGATCAGAGATAATTATCCGGAGCTTGGCATTGTGTATACCCCTGTTACGGACATAGTTTATTATGGTGATAGCGAAGGAGCGTATAAAATTGAAAATGGAGAAATCTCCAGTTTGGTTGTCAATAATAAACCCAGTGACAGAACTGCTGTAAGAAGTGCTTCACATGCCAGTGAGGAAGAAGAAGATGTATTAAATGCCTATGATTGTACAAATAGTATTTCAATAGGTAGTTCGTTGAAATTTTGCATGGTAGCAGAAGGAAAAGCTGATCTGTATTATCGTCATGGCCCCACAATGGAATGGGATACGGGCGCAGGACAGGCCGTGGTTGAAGCTGCTGGCGGAAAAGTAGTTAGGTTTGATAATAAAAAGAGATTTCATTATAACCGGGAGGATTTGCTTAATCCCTCTTTCCTGGTTTTGGGATTTGAAGAATAA
- the cysC gene encoding adenylyl-sulfate kinase, with amino-acid sequence MAENIHPIFDTILAKSDKEKLLNQRGVVVWMVGLSGSGKSTLARGLEKKLHDEGVLTMLLDGDNLRTGVNNNLGFSDEDRTENIRRAAEVSKLFCECGVVTICSLISPTNSIRKMAKEIIGEENYLEIFVNASLEECEKRDVKGLYAKARAGEIKSFTGIDSPFEVPSKPFLEIITEGSTIEESLETLIERVYPKIQSGN; translated from the coding sequence ATGGCGGAAAATATACACCCTATATTCGATACTATCCTTGCAAAAAGTGATAAAGAAAAGCTCCTCAATCAAAGAGGAGTTGTTGTATGGATGGTTGGATTAAGTGGAAGTGGAAAAAGCACCCTGGCCAGAGGTCTTGAGAAAAAACTTCATGACGAAGGTGTTTTGACAATGCTTCTTGATGGAGATAACCTTAGAACAGGGGTTAATAACAACCTGGGTTTTTCAGATGAAGACAGAACTGAAAACATTCGTCGCGCTGCAGAAGTGTCAAAATTATTTTGTGAGTGTGGTGTGGTAACGATCTGTTCACTTATCAGTCCGACCAACTCGATTAGAAAAATGGCTAAAGAGATTATAGGAGAAGAAAATTACCTTGAGATCTTTGTTAATGCAAGTCTTGAAGAGTGTGAAAAAAGAGATGTGAAAGGTTTATATGCCAAAGCAAGAGCCGGTGAAATAAAATCTTTTACGGGTATAGATTCACCATTTGAGGTTCCTTCAAAGCCATTTTTAGAAATTATTACAGAAGGAAGTACAATTGAAGAATCATTGGAAACACTTATTGAAAGAGTATATCCAAAGATCCAATCAGGAAATTAA
- the cysD gene encoding sulfate adenylyltransferase subunit CysD, which translates to MKAYNLTHLEELESEAIYVIREVAAQFERGALLFSGGKDSIVMAHLARKAFYPAKLPFPLVHIDTGHNFPETIAFRDKFVKKIGADLVVGSVQKSIDEGKAVEEKGYNASRNALQTVTLLDTIEEHKFDACMGGARRDEEKARAKERFFSHRDDFGQWEPKNQRPELWNIFNGKKNYGEHFRVFPISNWTEMDIWQYILKENIELPPLYFAHEREVFVRDGVIMSTGEFMNRKDEENIIKKVVRFRTIGDMTCTGAVESEADTLEGIIEEVAATRVTERGTRADDKRSEAAMEDRKKQGYF; encoded by the coding sequence ATGAAAGCGTACAACCTAACACATCTGGAAGAACTGGAATCAGAGGCAATCTACGTAATACGTGAAGTTGCTGCCCAGTTTGAACGTGGAGCATTATTGTTTTCGGGTGGAAAAGACTCAATAGTTATGGCACACCTTGCCAGAAAAGCTTTTTATCCTGCAAAACTTCCATTTCCTTTAGTCCATATCGATACAGGCCACAATTTCCCTGAAACTATTGCATTCAGAGATAAATTTGTGAAAAAAATCGGAGCTGATCTTGTTGTCGGTTCAGTACAAAAAAGTATTGATGAAGGAAAAGCTGTTGAAGAAAAAGGATACAACGCTTCAAGGAATGCACTCCAAACAGTAACACTTTTAGACACCATCGAGGAGCACAAATTTGATGCTTGTATGGGTGGTGCACGCCGTGATGAAGAAAAAGCAAGAGCAAAAGAAAGATTTTTCTCTCACAGAGATGATTTCGGTCAGTGGGAACCAAAAAATCAGCGCCCTGAGCTTTGGAACATATTTAATGGTAAAAAGAACTATGGAGAACATTTCAGAGTCTTTCCAATTAGTAACTGGACTGAAATGGACATCTGGCAGTATATACTTAAAGAAAATATAGAACTTCCTCCGCTTTATTTTGCACACGAAAGAGAAGTATTTGTAAGAGATGGTGTGATCATGTCAACTGGAGAATTTATGAACCGTAAAGACGAAGAAAACATCATTAAAAAAGTTGTTCGATTCAGAACGATCGGAGATATGACCTGTACAGGAGCTGTTGAATCTGAAGCAGATACACTGGAAGGAATAATCGAAGAAGTTGCAGCCACAAGAGTTACAGAACGAGGAACACGAGCAGATGACAAGCGTTCAGAAGCTGCAATGGAAGATCGTAAAAAACAAGGATACTTTTAA
- the cysN gene encoding sulfate adenylyltransferase subunit CysN, producing the protein MSTSNNNTDGYLDMELLRFTTAGSVDDGKSTLIGRLLYDSKSIFEDQYQAIEESSKRKGDENVNLALLTDGLRDEREQGITIDVAYRYFATPKRKFIIADTPGHIQYTRNMVTGASTANLAIILIDARKGVVEQTRRHTFIAALLGIPHIVYCINKMDLVDFEEESFESIKKELEGFSSKLDVKDVRFIPISALKGDNVVNKSENMPWYQGSTLLYLLETIHIGSDHNHIDCRFPVQNVIRPQSDEWHDYRGYAGRIAGGVFKPGDEVTVLPSGFNSKIKSIDTFDGPLDEAFAPQSVTITLEDDIDISRGDMIVRENNQPSIGQDINLMLCWMNDKKMVPSGKYAVKHTTNDARAMIKEINYKVDITSLHRVEEDKEIGMNDIARVKIRTTKPLLFDRYDRNRITGSVILIDEATNETVAAGMIV; encoded by the coding sequence ATGAGTACTTCAAATAATAATACAGATGGATACCTGGACATGGAGCTACTTCGCTTCACCACTGCTGGAAGTGTTGATGATGGAAAAAGTACGCTTATAGGTAGACTTTTATACGACAGTAAATCAATATTCGAAGATCAATATCAGGCAATTGAAGAATCTTCAAAAAGAAAAGGTGACGAAAACGTTAACCTTGCCCTCTTAACTGACGGACTCAGAGATGAAAGAGAGCAGGGAATTACTATAGATGTAGCTTACCGCTATTTTGCTACTCCAAAAAGAAAATTTATAATTGCTGATACTCCGGGGCATATCCAATATACCAGAAATATGGTTACTGGTGCTTCAACAGCTAACCTGGCAATTATTCTTATTGATGCACGTAAAGGAGTTGTAGAGCAAACCAGAAGACATACATTTATTGCAGCTCTTCTTGGCATTCCTCATATTGTTTATTGTATTAACAAAATGGACCTTGTCGACTTTGAAGAGGAAAGTTTTGAAAGTATAAAAAAAGAGCTTGAGGGTTTTTCCAGTAAGCTGGACGTTAAGGATGTTCGTTTCATCCCGATCTCAGCATTAAAAGGAGATAACGTAGTAAATAAATCTGAAAATATGCCATGGTACCAGGGAAGTACTTTACTGTATCTCCTGGAAACTATTCATATCGGTAGCGATCACAATCATATAGATTGCAGATTTCCAGTACAGAACGTTATCAGACCACAATCTGATGAATGGCATGATTACCGAGGATATGCAGGCAGAATCGCAGGTGGCGTTTTCAAACCTGGTGATGAAGTTACCGTACTGCCTTCAGGATTCAATTCTAAAATTAAAAGTATTGATACATTTGACGGCCCGCTTGATGAAGCGTTTGCCCCACAATCTGTTACAATAACCCTGGAAGATGACATTGACATCAGCCGTGGAGACATGATTGTAAGAGAAAACAACCAGCCTTCCATTGGTCAGGATATAAACCTGATGCTTTGCTGGATGAATGACAAGAAAATGGTGCCTAGCGGAAAATATGCTGTAAAGCATACTACGAACGATGCCAGAGCCATGATCAAAGAAATAAACTACAAAGTTGATATCACCAGTCTCCACAGGGTTGAAGAAGATAAAGAGATTGGCATGAATGATATCGCCAGGGTAAAAATCAGAACTACTAAACCATTACTGTTTGATCGATATGATAGAAACAGAATTACAGGTAGTGTGATTTTAATTGACGAAGCAACTAATGAAACAGTTGCAGCGGGAATGATAGTTTGA
- a CDS encoding AAA family ATPase — MKNFNSDKEAAEALQKAFSDLKSEIGKIIIGQEKVVDLLLISIFSRGHSLLVGVPGLAKTLLIHTIADALHLSFNRIQFTPDLMPSDILGAETLDKDRNFRFIKGPVFANIVLADEINRTPPKTQAALLESMQEHQVTVGGQKYGLPEPFFVLATQNPIEQEGTYPLPEAQLDRFMFNIVLDYPDYASEVQIVKSTTDGSVKKVEPILSAEEMQSFQDLVKRVPVTDHVIEYAVNLVHKTRPTSELADPITKEYIEWGAGPRAGQYLILGAKCHALLNGKFAPDIEDVQAVSKAVLRHRIVSNFKADAEDLDNDAIIEKLL; from the coding sequence ATGAAGAACTTTAACTCAGACAAGGAAGCTGCCGAAGCTTTACAAAAAGCTTTCAGTGATCTAAAATCAGAAATTGGAAAAATAATTATCGGTCAGGAAAAGGTTGTAGACCTGCTTTTGATATCGATATTCTCCAGAGGCCATAGCTTACTTGTAGGGGTGCCCGGATTGGCTAAAACACTATTAATTCACACTATTGCTGATGCATTGCATCTAAGCTTTAACAGGATTCAGTTTACGCCAGACTTGATGCCTTCGGATATCCTTGGTGCTGAAACTCTTGATAAAGATCGAAATTTCAGATTTATAAAAGGCCCTGTGTTTGCCAACATCGTTTTGGCAGATGAGATCAACCGAACTCCTCCAAAGACTCAAGCTGCATTACTGGAATCAATGCAAGAGCACCAGGTAACTGTCGGAGGACAGAAATACGGTTTGCCTGAACCATTTTTTGTTTTAGCTACACAAAACCCGATCGAACAGGAAGGCACTTATCCACTTCCTGAAGCTCAGCTTGACAGGTTCATGTTCAACATTGTGCTTGACTATCCCGATTATGCTTCGGAAGTTCAAATAGTTAAAAGCACAACAGATGGCAGTGTAAAAAAAGTAGAACCTATTCTTTCAGCGGAAGAAATGCAGTCTTTTCAGGATTTGGTAAAAAGAGTCCCGGTCACTGACCATGTGATAGAATATGCAGTTAATTTAGTTCATAAGACAAGGCCAACAAGTGAGTTGGCAGACCCTATAACTAAAGAATATATTGAGTGGGGTGCAGGCCCAAGGGCTGGCCAATATCTTATTCTCGGCGCTAAATGTCATGCACTATTAAATGGAAAGTTTGCCCCGGATATAGAAGATGTACAAGCTGTATCTAAAGCTGTTCTTAGACATAGAATTGTATCTAACTTCAAAGCTGATGCTGAAGACCTTGACAATGATGCAATAATTGAAAAGTTATTATAG
- a CDS encoding peptidylprolyl isomerase — protein MKILKYLDSKVSFVVALFFLCINVNAQDNEEVITADGIIAKVDDYIVLKSDLEKAYLDFLSRGNYGGQETKCRILQQQVIGKLMLAKAEIDSVIVSDEDVTANLDRRVASIIQSVGGNEAQLEQLYGRSLESIKNELKDQIREQMTIQRMQQEITANVSVTPREVQQFYKSISDSLPFISTQVTAGQIVKYPEINKEEKQRVIDFLNDLKRQIESGQLSFADAAMKYSQDPGSAAKGGEYGWTKRGNFVPEYEGTVYSIEKGEISDPVESDFGFHLIQLLDRRGNEYRSRHILIAPKITSADVEDAKNYLDSMRTLILQDSLSFEEAAKEYSDDKYTADAGGYFTDQSGVPRVLAEEMDANIYFAIDTMEVGDISKPLTFTVSSPGTVMHQQDAARIIYYKERFQPHEANLTDDFERIKRAALIKKQGKKEEEWFLDARDEVYIAIDPEYKECKIMQ, from the coding sequence ATGAAGATTTTGAAATATTTGGACAGTAAGGTATCATTCGTTGTAGCATTATTCTTTTTATGCATAAATGTTAATGCGCAGGATAATGAAGAAGTAATAACTGCAGATGGGATTATTGCGAAAGTAGATGATTACATAGTACTAAAATCCGATCTTGAAAAAGCATACCTTGACTTTTTAAGCCGGGGTAACTATGGCGGACAAGAAACGAAGTGTCGTATTCTGCAGCAGCAGGTTATTGGAAAGCTGATGCTTGCCAAAGCTGAAATTGATTCAGTTATTGTTTCTGATGAAGATGTTACAGCGAATCTTGACCGACGTGTAGCTTCAATTATACAATCGGTCGGAGGAAATGAAGCGCAATTGGAGCAGCTCTATGGCCGTTCTCTGGAATCTATTAAAAATGAATTGAAAGATCAAATTCGCGAACAAATGACCATTCAGCGAATGCAGCAGGAGATTACTGCTAATGTATCTGTTACACCAAGGGAGGTTCAGCAGTTTTATAAAAGTATATCGGATTCATTACCTTTTATTTCAACACAGGTTACAGCTGGTCAGATCGTCAAGTATCCGGAAATCAATAAGGAAGAGAAGCAACGTGTTATCGATTTCCTCAATGATCTTAAACGCCAGATTGAATCCGGACAACTGTCTTTTGCAGATGCTGCAATGAAATATTCACAGGATCCTGGCTCTGCCGCGAAAGGTGGAGAATACGGATGGACTAAAAGAGGGAATTTCGTTCCTGAATACGAAGGAACAGTATATAGTATTGAAAAAGGAGAAATCAGTGATCCGGTGGAGTCAGATTTTGGATTTCACCTGATTCAATTACTGGACAGAAGAGGAAATGAATATCGAAGCAGACATATTTTGATAGCTCCGAAGATTACATCAGCAGATGTTGAGGATGCCAAAAATTACCTCGACAGCATGAGAACACTTATATTACAAGATAGTCTTTCTTTTGAAGAGGCAGCAAAAGAATATAGCGATGATAAATACACTGCTGATGCAGGAGGTTATTTTACAGATCAAAGTGGGGTGCCACGAGTCCTGGCTGAAGAAATGGATGCAAATATTTATTTTGCAATTGACACGATGGAGGTAGGTGATATTTCAAAACCTCTTACCTTTACAGTTTCAAGTCCGGGAACGGTAATGCACCAACAGGATGCAGCAAGAATTATTTACTATAAAGAAAGGTTTCAGCCTCACGAGGCTAACCTTACGGATGATTTCGAAAGGATCAAAAGAGCAGCTCTGATAAAAAAACAGGGCAAAAAAGAAGAGGAGTGGTTTTTGGATGCGAGAGATGAAGTTTATATTGCTATTGATCCTGAATACAAAGAATGTAAGATCATGCAATAA
- a CDS encoding peptidyl-prolyl cis-trans isomerase, with protein sequence MNLRSKGFKGIAFIVVMLLMSSCDWLQFKDDSPVEGEKPIAKVEDQYLYKSDLKGLTGNEMSAADSINRVSQYINKWVRQQLIIAKAEDNMVMDEAELDRRLLEYKYSLLIYEYKKKHVNEQLDQEVSDEEIQEYYEKHSDNFKLMQNIIKGRFVKLSKEAPKISEFRTKFRAANIDEEELQEYCYNNAQVYMLDDSTWHNFDELIIGTPISDIPNKVQFLKGNKFYETSDDNFRYFLRIKDYKITDEISPVDVVRDQIKTIIINKRKVELSNKLEEDIYESAKENEDFEIFGQ encoded by the coding sequence ATGAACTTGAGGAGCAAAGGATTTAAAGGAATAGCTTTTATTGTAGTTATGCTACTGATGTCTTCTTGTGACTGGTTACAGTTTAAAGATGACAGTCCGGTGGAAGGCGAAAAACCGATCGCCAAAGTAGAAGATCAATATTTGTATAAATCAGATCTTAAAGGGCTTACCGGTAATGAAATGAGTGCTGCTGACAGTATAAACAGGGTAAGTCAGTATATTAATAAATGGGTGCGACAGCAACTGATTATAGCCAAAGCTGAAGATAATATGGTTATGGACGAGGCAGAGCTTGACAGAAGGTTGCTTGAATACAAATATTCATTACTGATCTACGAATACAAGAAAAAACATGTTAATGAGCAATTAGACCAGGAAGTGTCAGATGAAGAAATTCAGGAATACTATGAAAAGCACTCTGACAACTTCAAGTTAATGCAAAATATTATCAAAGGAAGATTTGTAAAACTGTCTAAGGAAGCCCCTAAAATTTCTGAATTCAGAACTAAATTCAGGGCGGCTAATATAGATGAGGAGGAACTTCAGGAATATTGCTATAATAATGCTCAGGTATATATGCTTGATGATTCTACCTGGCATAATTTTGATGAATTGATTATTGGAACACCAATTTCTGATATACCTAATAAGGTTCAATTTTTGAAGGGGAATAAATTTTATGAAACTTCAGATGATAATTTCAGGTATTTTTTAAGAATTAAAGATTATAAAATTACCGATGAGATTTCTCCTGTAGATGTGGTCAGGGATCAGATCAAAACGATAATTATTAATAAAAGAAAAGTGGAGCTATCCAATAAGTTGGAAGAAGACATATATGAAAGTGCAAAAGAAAATGAAGATTTTGAAATATTTGGACAGTAA
- a CDS encoding peptidylprolyl isomerase: MIRSLSTISLLMAILVFGCRVNTFETEEAEPLLVVANDSISVAEFLYAFNKNNRDTSGSVNSRVRNYLDLYIDFKLKVAEGRSMMVDTTEKFKREYKQYKSQLVKPYLLTSQVSDSLVKMMYDRTQKEIKASHILITVKEEASPQDTLKAYNKISKLKNKIDQGADFGQIALEYSEDPSAKINSGELGYFTAFQMVEPFEDAVYNTPVGEISDPVRTRFGYHIVKVENVRKAQGKVLIAHIYKKADNNNSQQAEEEITEIYNKLEQGEDWDELTAKYSEDVRSKDAGGRLQWFGTGQLDPEILDPAFGLEKPGDYTKPLKSRYGWHIVKLIQKQPVPGLEETKRELKIRLANSSRMKELEMSLQDSLKKKFGFKKTEYFNKYVSGENIPDTTTLFYINEKPYSLSYILEQKLAGSNQQKINKAVDYALEENEVIYLYETNSDFKFLLDEYSDGMVLFEAMEREVWDKANNDSTGLYSYYEEIKDEYIADQSARLWYTVIKNKDIADSVTRLIDNDEAWVSNKNKREILSKDLQALNVVVDYGVFDRSDYLYFKNSPWQKGLQYVNKDGYFAIIFIEEKLSAINKPLSKVRGEVVSRYQKNLEEQWLDNLKEKYEVIVNEELLQSVINELEEQRI; the protein is encoded by the coding sequence ATGATCCGAAGCTTATCAACAATTTCCTTATTGATGGCGATCCTGGTTTTTGGATGCCGGGTGAATACTTTTGAAACAGAGGAGGCAGAACCATTATTGGTGGTTGCTAATGACAGCATTAGTGTTGCTGAGTTTTTATATGCTTTTAATAAAAACAACCGTGATACATCAGGGTCTGTAAACTCCAGAGTGAGAAATTATCTGGATTTATACATTGATTTTAAGTTGAAAGTAGCTGAGGGAAGATCAATGATGGTTGATACCACAGAAAAATTCAAAAGAGAATACAAGCAATATAAAAGTCAACTGGTCAAACCTTATCTTTTAACCTCTCAGGTATCTGATTCTTTAGTAAAGATGATGTATGACCGAACTCAGAAAGAGATCAAGGCATCACATATTCTAATCACTGTCAAAGAAGAGGCCTCACCTCAGGACACCTTAAAAGCGTATAATAAAATTTCAAAACTGAAGAATAAAATTGATCAAGGTGCTGACTTTGGTCAAATAGCATTGGAATATTCAGAAGATCCTTCTGCGAAAATTAACAGTGGAGAACTTGGTTATTTTACAGCTTTTCAAATGGTAGAGCCTTTCGAGGATGCTGTTTACAATACACCCGTTGGAGAAATTTCAGATCCTGTACGTACACGATTTGGATATCACATCGTTAAAGTAGAGAATGTACGAAAGGCTCAGGGTAAAGTATTGATTGCCCACATATACAAAAAAGCGGATAATAATAACTCTCAACAAGCCGAAGAAGAAATTACTGAGATTTACAATAAACTGGAACAAGGAGAAGATTGGGATGAATTAACCGCTAAATATTCTGAAGATGTCAGATCAAAAGATGCCGGAGGTCGTTTACAATGGTTTGGAACCGGGCAACTTGATCCGGAGATCCTTGATCCGGCATTTGGCTTGGAAAAGCCCGGTGATTATACCAAACCATTAAAGTCTAGATACGGCTGGCATATTGTAAAGCTTATCCAGAAACAACCAGTACCCGGTTTAGAAGAAACTAAAAGAGAATTAAAAATTAGACTAGCCAATTCGTCGAGAATGAAAGAATTGGAAATGTCTTTGCAAGACTCACTCAAAAAAAAGTTTGGATTCAAAAAGACAGAATATTTTAATAAGTATGTTTCGGGTGAAAATATACCTGATACAACCACTTTATTTTATATAAATGAGAAGCCTTATTCTCTGTCATATATTTTAGAACAGAAGCTAGCCGGAAGTAACCAGCAAAAGATAAATAAAGCAGTAGATTATGCCTTGGAAGAGAATGAAGTAATCTATTTGTATGAGACGAACTCTGATTTCAAATTCCTTCTTGATGAATATTCAGATGGTATGGTGTTATTTGAAGCGATGGAAAGAGAAGTGTGGGATAAAGCCAATAATGATAGCACAGGCCTGTATAGTTATTATGAAGAAATAAAAGATGAATATATTGCTGATCAATCTGCCAGGTTATGGTATACAGTGATTAAAAATAAAGATATTGCAGATAGTGTTACGAGGTTGATAGATAATGATGAAGCCTGGGTTAGTAACAAGAATAAAAGAGAAATACTTAGCAAAGATTTGCAAGCCTTAAATGTAGTTGTTGATTACGGTGTGTTTGACAGATCTGATTATTTATATTTTAAAAACTCTCCATGGCAGAAAGGTTTGCAGTATGTTAATAAAGATGGGTATTTTGCAATAATATTTATCGAAGAGAAATTATCCGCTATAAATAAACCACTGTCAAAAGTACGCGGAGAAGTTGTTTCCAGGTATCAAAAAAACCTTGAGGAGCAGTGGTTGGATAATCTCAAAGAAAAGTATGAGGTTATTGTAAATGAAGAATTATTACAATCAGTTATAAATGAACTTGAGGAGCAAAGGATTTAA
- a CDS encoding ATP-binding protein, whose amino-acid sequence MKFRYKASCRKNNLRHIRDFVSTSLSNWQMSETDVYNLVTAIDEVCANLIIHGNDCNTKQIFEVYISKKEKDLIRVDIVDPSCIFDINGYKMPDLNDLIKKRSKGGMGLMLVKRLIDKIELESDDFGNRCVLYKKLSLS is encoded by the coding sequence ATGAAATTTAGATATAAAGCTAGTTGCAGAAAAAACAATCTAAGGCATATCAGGGATTTTGTATCTACATCCTTGTCTAATTGGCAAATGTCAGAAACTGACGTCTACAATTTAGTGACTGCCATAGATGAAGTATGCGCTAACCTTATTATCCACGGCAATGATTGTAATACAAAACAAATATTCGAAGTTTATATCAGTAAAAAAGAGAAAGATCTCATTCGCGTTGATATTGTAGATCCTTCATGCATATTTGATATTAATGGATACAAAATGCCGGATCTTAACGATTTGATTAAAAAAAGAAGCAAAGGCGGCATGGGATTAATGCTTGTAAAGCGACTTATCGATAAGATTGAATTAGAGAGTGATGACTTTGGTAACCGCTGCGTATTATATAAAAAGCTTTCATTAAGTTAA